In Phenylobacterium hankyongense, the sequence TAGAGAAGGGGTCGGAGGGGCGCAAGGCGAGGGGCGCCGAGTAAATCTGCAGGCGGATGCAGCGCGGCTTGTGGCGGCCGCAGGCTTCGCTAAGCTGCAAGTGCACTTAGTATACAGACGCTGGTCGGCTCGAACCGATCGCGCGGGGAGGGCTTACATGCGGATCGGACGGGAAGACGGCCGTGGTCGTGCGGGACGGGGGCTCCTGACGCTGAGCCTGGCGATCGGGGCGGTGTTCGCCGCCACGGGCGCGGGGCTGGCGCAGGCGCCGGCCGACACCCCCACCAACCCGTTCGCCGCCGATCCCGCGGCGGCGGAAGCCGGGCGCGCGGTGTTCGAATCCACCTGCGCGGCTTGCCACGGACCCGGTGCGTCGGGCGGGCGCGGACCTGCCCTCAACACCGGCCGGTTCGCACACGGCGGCCAGGACTACGAGATCTTCCACACCATCCAGGAGGGCGTGCCGAGCGCCGGGATGCCGTCGTTCAAGGCGCTGCCGACGCAGGACGTCTGGCGGGTGGTCAGCTACCTGCGCTCGCTGTCCGGCGGCGCGACCGCCGCCGTCGCCGCGCCGGCCGATCCCGCCGCTGTGGCGCGGGGCGAGAAGATCTTCTTCGGCGCGGGCCAGTGCGCCAGCTGCCACGAGGTGAACGGCCGCGGCCGGGCGGTCGCCGCCGACCTCTCGAACATCGGCCCCGCCGGCGGGTCACTCCGCGACCGCGTGCTGCACAAGGCCGCCCCTCCGCGCTCCGGTCTCGGTCGGGCGGTGGAGGTGCGCCAGAAGGACGGCGCCGCGGTGCAGGGCCTGGTGCGCGCCGAGGACGCCTTCAACCTGCTGGTCATGGCCCGCGACGGCGAGCTGCGCCGCTATGACCGCCGGGCCCTGACGTCGGTCCGCACCCTGCCCGAGGGCCTCGCGCCCCGCGACGTGGCGGAGCGGCTGAAGCCGGCCGAACTGGACGACGTGGTCGCCTACCTGTCCAGCCAGAAGGGGCGCTCGGTGAGCGGCGCCATCGCCCCCAGCGGCACCAGCGGCCTGTCGGCCAAGCGGCTCGTGGCCGGGCGCGCCGAGCCGCAGAACTGGCCGACCTACTGGGGCGACTACCAGGGCCGGCACTTCTCCGAGCTGTCGCAGATCACGCCGCGCAACGTCGCCGGCCTGCAGGCGCGCTGGGCGGCCCCGCTGCCGGGCGGCTCGCCGGTCCAGGCCACCCCCATCGTCGTCGACGGGGTGATCTACGTCTCCGGCCCGCCGGGCGACCTCTACGCGATCGACGCCCGCAGCGGCCTGCAGATCTGGGCGTTCAAGCGCAAGCAGGACGTCACCAATCCCTACCAGATCAACCCCGCCAACCGCGGCGTCGCGGTGCTCGACGGCCGGGTGTTCATGACCACCCTCGACAACCTGCTGATCGCCGTCGACGCCCGCACCGGGCGCGAGCTCTGGGAGCGGCGGGTCGCCGACACCCTGCAGGGCTA encodes:
- a CDS encoding PQQ-binding-like beta-propeller repeat protein, translated to MRIGREDGRGRAGRGLLTLSLAIGAVFAATGAGLAQAPADTPTNPFAADPAAAEAGRAVFESTCAACHGPGASGGRGPALNTGRFAHGGQDYEIFHTIQEGVPSAGMPSFKALPTQDVWRVVSYLRSLSGGATAAVAAPADPAAVARGEKIFFGAGQCASCHEVNGRGRAVAADLSNIGPAGGSLRDRVLHKAAPPRSGLGRAVEVRQKDGAAVQGLVRAEDAFNLLVMARDGELRRYDRRALTSVRTLPEGLAPRDVAERLKPAELDDVVAYLSSQKGRSVSGAIAPSGTSGLSAKRLVAGRAEPQNWPTYWGDYQGRHFSELSQITPRNVAGLQARWAAPLPGGSPVQATPIVVDGVIYVSGPPGDLYAIDARSGLQIWAFKRKQDVTNPYQINPANRGVAVLDGRVFMTTLDNLLIAVDARTGRELWERRVADTLQGYEMTGAPLAVGDKIVVGIGCGEFAARGFLEAYSPVDGRKLWHFETIPKPGEPGIETWAGESWKHGGGGTWLTGSYDPALRTLYWAVGNPAPSFNPQVRKGDNLYTNSVIALDPDTGKLKWWYQFTPNDSHDWDSVQDLVLADRVIDGKPRKVLLHADRNGFFYVLDRTDGSFISAKPFTRQTWNNGFDPKGRPIVRPDSISTPQGHPVFPAVGGTNFQAPSYDDRTGAFYLAFLDAEGFAAFGPPKLEPGKLYTSASRQPRPTPAVEPIFGIRALDSGTGKVLWTFPTTRGALAPGVLGTRGGVLFASTADGSLVGLDMASGAPLWTFRTGVTMSASPISYALDGQQYVAVAAGNMLYSFALPDLAKETRR